GGGAAGTCTTTAATGATACCAAGTGGGGTTGTAGAAGAGGAATCCCCAAACTGTAGTGAAGACTTGTCTGGTTCCATACTCTCAATCCCTATACTCTTCACCATCTCCATTGAGATTACATTCACACTAGCACCAGAATCAACAAGAGCATCTTTAAGAGTGAGCTGACCAAGGGAGCAAGGTAAAGTGAACATCCCTTGGTGTCCAAGCTTAGGAAGAGACTTTGGAGGGACTGGTGGGTCAAGCTGCAGTGTTGAGATGTTCAGGAGCTCTGCTACTTCTTCTTTGTGAGTGAGAATGTCCTGGATGAGCAGCATTTGGACATGAGCCTCACGCATACCCGAGATCTCTGGAAGCTTGACGCCAACATCACTTAGGTCCTTCCTGAACTTAGAGATAaccttcttctgagctttggtgagAACCCTTTGTGGAAATGGGAGTGGGACCTCATATGGTGACAGCTCAACCTCAGTGGCTTCTTCTAGCTTAACCTCTTTCAGCTTGTTGTCAGCTCTCCTCTCAACTTGTTTCTCAGCCCtaggctcagctctctgcagATTTGTTGCTTCAACTTTCCTTTCAACTTGCACCTGAACCCTTTCCATAACCTTATCCACCATATGTGCTTCAGCTGTTGCTACAATCTCTGTTCCATGCAAAAGTCTTTCAATCTCATCCACCTCTTTCTCATGATCACTCAGCTCAATCTTTGAATAAGTAGTAGAGATGACaacattgcaagactccttGGGATTCTTATCTGGTTTCCCTAGTAGTGATCCCATTGGGCTCTTGGAAGATGATGGCATAGAGGCGACCTGACTCTCCAAAGCATTAAAGCGAGAGGCAAGTAGTAGGAACTTGTTGTTCAGCTCGGTATAGCTAGTATCAATCTTGGAGTGCACGGTTTGGAACTCATGACCAATGTCCTTTGCTAATCTAGACTGAGCATCCATTATCTGCTTGAACATTGACTCCATACTTGAATCAGGAGCTGTAGCTTGAGAAGAGTTTCCTTGAGCTTGATTGGACTGATTGTTGTTGTTCCCAAAACTAGGAGGTGTGTTTTGCCTAGGCTAAAGTTAGGTTCCTTTTTGTACcaagtaccattgttgttgatgaagcaaagctcctcttgcccttccaaaccatcaacctcattcaccttaggagggacctcttgactaggatcaccaacaaagctaacctgctcCTTCTTAGCTTGGTTTTAAAGAACCAAGTCTAACTTTTCTTGCAAGGACTTGATGTCTTTCCTTGTTTGCTGATCATCTCCTCTGTTGGCTCTATCATTCTCCTCATTGTAGACTGAATCACTctttgccatgttctccaccagTTCCTCTGCATCTTGCTCGGTtctgcccaagaagaaaccattgcTAGCTGTGTCAAGCCTGTTTCTGCAAGATGGTAGAACTCCCCTGTAGAAAGTGCtaagcaagctctccttgctgaaaccatgatgaggacactGAGCAATGTAGCTGTTGAATCGTTCCCATGCTTCACTAAAACCTTCAAGATTGTTTTGTTGAAATCCTGAAATCTCATTCCTAAGCTTTGCAGTTCTTGAGTTAGAGAAGAACTTTGTGAGGAAGGCTTCTTTGCACTCATCCCATGTCCGGATGCTATCTCTTGAGAGACCCTTCTCCCATGTGTGAGCTTTATCTCCCAAAGAGAATGGAAACAGCCTAAGCTTTAATGCATCTTCAGAAACACCATTAATCTTGATGGTACCACACAACCGATCAAAGTTGTCCAAGTGATCTAGAGGATCTTCCAAAGCAAGCCCATGGTACTTGTTGCTTTGGATCATGTTGATCAAgcttgacttgatctcaaagttgttgttctccacagctggtgctctaaTGCCAGCCCTATTTCCATGGATGTTAGGCTGATCATGGGCACCAATTGCTCTAGCTTGGCGCTGTGGATGTCTTGGtccaaggttggcagctccttgaccatcttCAGCAGCTCTATCTTGAGGCAGGTTCTCCATATCAAAACCCAACCTCTGAatgtgagcctgttgctcttcttcccttctccttCTCACAATATCCCTCTCAAGTGCAGAAATGTCTTCAACAATGGAAACAAGGCTTGGTGAACctctgctcctcaagttcatacacctgaaaagtcaaagaaagaaagaaggcaAGAAGCAATATCACAAACAgcaataataaaaatgacttagtctcaagcaagtgacGAAATCTCAATGTCAAAATcgttgtagtatagtggtaagtattctcgcctgtcacgcgggtgacccgggttcgatccccggcaacggcgccaatttgataagaggacttttcaagggtccAATTATGCAAATCAAAGTAGTACTTCAGATGTCAATCCATTCCTAGTTCATTTTAAAGCAAAGAGAATACAAGTCTATACTTAATCTAAGTCTAATGATTGAGTGAATGGTTTTTATGCTAAGAACAATACTAAAAAgcaataaagaaagaaactttctttgattatgagatgagaggactcatgggataagggacttagaccttgggtgatcaaactcaaactaaggtgtcagctttcaatcaatctatctaccttagacctagacacaagactaaacaaactctatctctagatgaatgctcatttgcttccaaaactcaagcatcaaatctctttggttgaatgtttaggaagcaatcattaatgacaagtctaatagccatcttaacacctttaacaacaaatctctttggtagagtatgttaaaagcttaggagagttggttcagacatttcatcgaacaccttgtgggtgggaaatgtctagaactcaactttagagaggccagctctaaagaagcattaaaaacactctactagcaaggattaagaaggatctacacctaaacaccctagatcaagcctaatcacccttaatctccctaacccatgaatccaaaagtggattactcactaatcaccatgattactcttgaacccatgaggtttccaagcttaatcatgtttaagaaagcaagaaatgaaattataaacacttcagaacacaagaacaaaaggGAAGAACTTTCACCCAAAAGAGGTTTTGTGATtcttaagagaaaaaataagatcatctctccaaaatggagattacaaagtatttatacttaggtttagggtaaagaAAGATACATAGGATAAAAGACTAGAGTGCCCCTTGGATAAGGCTAATTTTGGTCttcaaaatgtgataaaaatgacccaaggtcgaGTTGGGTCGAACCGGCCCGGTCTGAGCAAACCGGTCCAGCAGTCGCCCGGGTTACTCTTCCCGGTCCAGGCATTCCGGTCCAGTCCTGCACGCCCGGGTTACTCTCCCCGGTCCAGGCATTCCGGTCCAGGCCTGCACGCCCGGGTTACTCTTCCCGGTCC
The Raphanus sativus cultivar WK10039 unplaced genomic scaffold, ASM80110v3 Scaffold2040, whole genome shotgun sequence DNA segment above includes these coding regions:
- the LOC130505150 gene encoding uncharacterized protein LOC130505150 codes for the protein MESMFKQIMDAQSRLAKDIGHEFQTVHSKIDTSYTELNNKFLLLASRFNALESQVASMPSSSKSPMGSLLGKPDKNPKESCNVVISTTYSKIELSDHEKEVDEIERLLHGTEIVATAEAHMVDKVMERVQVQVERKVEATNLQRAEPRAEKQVERRADNKLKEVKLEEATEVELSPYEVPLPFPQRVLTKAQKKVISKFRKDLSDVGVKLPEISGMREAHVQMLLIQDILTHKEEVAELLNISTLQLDPPVPPKSLPKLGHQGMFTLPCSLGQLTLKDALVDSGASVNVISMEMVKSIGIESMEPDKSSLQFGDSSSTTPL